Proteins co-encoded in one Balneolaceae bacterium genomic window:
- a CDS encoding 1,4-dihydroxy-2-naphthoyl-CoA synthase produces MSTWKTVKEFEDITYKKREGVARIAFNRPEVRNAFRPKTLFELEESLIDAREDTSIGVILLSGEGPAEDGVYSFCSGGDQKVRGARGYEGGDGVQRLNVLDIQRMIRFMSKVVICVVPGWAVGGGHSLHVTCDLTLASKEHAIFKQTDADVASFDGGFGSALLARQVGQKRAREIFFLGRNYSAQEAFEMGMVNEVVPHEELEETAFEWGQEILGKSPTAIRMIKFAFNLVDDGIVGQQVFSGEATRLAYMTEEAKEGRDAFLEKRKPDWSKFPWVE; encoded by the coding sequence ATGAGTACCTGGAAAACCGTTAAAGAATTTGAAGATATCACCTACAAAAAAAGAGAAGGTGTAGCGCGTATTGCCTTTAATCGCCCCGAAGTTCGCAATGCTTTCCGTCCCAAAACCCTTTTTGAACTTGAGGAATCTTTGATTGATGCCCGTGAAGATACCTCCATCGGCGTGATTTTACTCTCCGGTGAAGGACCGGCCGAGGATGGTGTTTACTCTTTCTGTTCAGGTGGCGATCAAAAAGTTCGCGGAGCCCGGGGATATGAAGGCGGCGATGGTGTACAGCGCCTCAACGTCTTAGACATTCAGCGAATGATCCGTTTTATGAGCAAAGTAGTGATCTGTGTGGTTCCCGGTTGGGCCGTTGGCGGCGGACACAGTCTTCATGTCACCTGCGATCTCACATTAGCCAGCAAAGAACACGCAATTTTCAAACAAACCGATGCCGATGTTGCAAGCTTTGACGGTGGCTTTGGTTCTGCTCTTCTTGCCCGGCAAGTGGGACAAAAACGCGCCCGTGAAATCTTCTTTCTCGGCCGAAATTACTCCGCCCAGGAAGCTTTTGAGATGGGAATGGTCAATGAAGTAGTTCCACACGAAGAACTCGAAGAAACGGCATTTGAGTGGGGACAGGAAATTCTCGGCAAAAGCCCTACCGCTATTCGGATGATTAAGTTCGCCTTCAATTTAGTGGACGACGGAATTGTGGGACAGCAAGTATTCTCCGGTGAAGCCACCCGGCTTGCCTATATGACCGAAGAAGCCAAAGAGGGTCGTGATGCATTTTTGGAAAAGAGGAAGCCGGACTGGAGTAAGTTTCCGTGGGTGGAGTAA
- the menH gene encoding 2-succinyl-6-hydroxy-2,4-cyclohexadiene-1-carboxylate synthase, which yields MLLYSDSFYYHCTVHQSEPELPYLLMLHGFMGSEKVFEHFIRELNSFCNPITIDLAGHGETESPADSTFYSAERQVQQLHSIIRRLQVDNLYLYGYSMGGRLAFQMIASHPDLFSGVMIESSHCGIASEKARINRQKLDEKRAQRIEQNYDDFIENWMDLPLFKHTPNPMKSVYKKIMEAQNPKTLSASLRGFGAGIMPPVCDKLNETDLPITLIAGEHDEKYVERMSEIHQQTDRSRLKIIKNAGHRVHADQPEELTLILKNSLKV from the coding sequence ATGCTTCTGTATTCAGATTCATTTTACTATCACTGCACCGTTCATCAGTCTGAGCCAGAACTCCCCTATTTGTTGATGTTGCATGGGTTTATGGGCAGTGAAAAGGTATTTGAGCATTTTATTAGGGAATTGAATTCGTTTTGTAATCCAATCACGATTGATCTTGCCGGACATGGAGAAACAGAATCTCCAGCAGATTCAACATTTTATTCAGCTGAGAGACAAGTTCAACAACTTCATTCCATCATCCGGCGATTACAGGTTGATAATTTATATCTGTATGGCTACAGCATGGGTGGCCGCCTGGCTTTTCAGATGATTGCATCGCATCCTGACCTGTTTTCCGGGGTGATGATTGAAAGTTCACACTGTGGAATTGCATCAGAAAAAGCGAGGATTAACCGACAAAAACTGGATGAAAAACGAGCTCAACGGATCGAACAAAACTATGATGATTTCATTGAAAACTGGATGGATTTACCCCTTTTCAAACATACGCCGAATCCAATGAAATCAGTGTACAAAAAAATCATGGAGGCCCAGAACCCTAAAACTTTGAGTGCTTCCCTTCGCGGGTTTGGCGCCGGTATAATGCCGCCTGTTTGTGATAAACTAAACGAGACAGATCTTCCCATCACTCTAATTGCCGGTGAGCACGATGAAAAATATGTTGAAAGAATGAGCGAAATCCACCAACAAACGGATCGCTCAAGATTGAAAATTATCAAAAATGCCGGTCATCGAGTTCATGCAGATCAGCCTGAAGAACTTACTCTAATCTTAAAAAATTCATTAAAAGTTTGA
- the menD gene encoding 2-succinyl-5-enolpyruvyl-6-hydroxy-3-cyclohexene-1-carboxylic-acid synthase, whose protein sequence is MSDSLAWSTTLLNSLYKNGVRHAIISPGSRSTPLTLAAAIHPGIQKQVVLDERSAAFIALGIGKSTGMPAVLICTSGTAVANYMPAVVEAKESGVPMILLTADRPPNLRNLGSSQTVDQIKIFGDQTVFFHEAGEPVNKEEDLKRIEYLGKQAIECSKDSGGAAQINLPFRKPLEPTAEALQEEKEKLKASTFSEDFTPSPDQSEITLSKEVIELISSSKHPLLIAGPADPQHALNRQIDLFADHLNAPVLAEPGSQLSDTTNQIARFDQFIRNPDMRQRLQPDLIIRFGDQPYSSSLLWALEAWQEIPVIHFTARRTTQDHAMSVSHKIICRKQDSIDHKIIQSNSSENWVEEWLSLNKKASEGLAQKINASHELTDGSVFNYFSNQLSENWNVMLSNSLPARDMLTFGKSRKNQFVNRGAAGIDGVLSTALGIHFSSDRPTCCFIGDLAFLHDSNALYTLQQDSDRPFVAIIINNQGGNIFQMLPIHRKEDRAIPEEIYQTYFQTPQKTDISHLAKASGIRYQKIESLNSLKKIDLNAVTGTLIIECVTDSKASMDLRIDLLKS, encoded by the coding sequence ATGAGTGATTCCCTGGCCTGGTCAACTACACTGCTCAACTCTCTGTATAAGAATGGCGTAAGACATGCTATAATCTCCCCCGGATCACGATCTACACCGCTTACGCTTGCCGCCGCGATTCATCCCGGAATTCAGAAACAGGTTGTATTGGATGAACGATCGGCTGCCTTTATTGCACTTGGAATTGGGAAGTCTACGGGAATGCCTGCTGTTTTGATCTGTACTTCCGGAACTGCCGTTGCCAATTATATGCCCGCTGTGGTTGAAGCTAAAGAATCCGGCGTACCGATGATTCTGTTAACCGCGGATCGTCCACCCAACCTTCGAAACCTGGGCAGTTCCCAAACCGTCGATCAGATAAAGATTTTCGGAGATCAAACCGTCTTTTTTCATGAAGCGGGTGAGCCTGTTAATAAGGAAGAAGATTTAAAAAGAATTGAGTACCTGGGCAAACAAGCCATCGAATGTTCGAAAGATTCAGGTGGAGCCGCACAGATTAATCTTCCATTCCGAAAGCCTTTAGAGCCAACAGCAGAGGCGCTTCAGGAAGAAAAAGAGAAACTTAAAGCGAGTACATTTTCCGAGGATTTTACCCCTTCTCCTGATCAATCTGAAATTACATTAAGTAAAGAGGTTATCGAGTTGATCTCTTCTTCAAAGCATCCGCTTTTAATTGCAGGTCCGGCCGATCCGCAGCATGCTTTAAACCGGCAGATTGATCTGTTTGCCGATCATTTGAATGCCCCTGTTCTTGCGGAACCCGGAAGTCAGCTTTCAGATACAACAAATCAAATTGCCCGGTTCGATCAGTTTATTCGAAATCCGGATATGCGTCAGAGGCTTCAACCCGATCTGATCATTCGGTTTGGCGATCAACCTTATTCAAGTTCATTGCTGTGGGCGTTGGAAGCCTGGCAAGAAATCCCGGTCATTCATTTTACGGCCAGAAGAACTACCCAGGATCATGCCATGAGTGTGAGCCATAAAATTATTTGCCGAAAACAGGATTCAATCGATCATAAAATAATTCAATCAAACAGTTCAGAAAATTGGGTTGAAGAATGGCTTTCACTCAACAAAAAAGCATCCGAAGGACTGGCTCAAAAGATAAACGCGTCTCATGAATTGACAGATGGCAGTGTGTTCAACTATTTTTCAAATCAACTTTCTGAAAACTGGAATGTGATGCTGTCCAACTCTCTGCCGGCCAGGGATATGCTTACATTTGGAAAATCCAGGAAAAATCAGTTTGTGAACCGTGGAGCTGCCGGAATAGATGGAGTTTTATCCACGGCACTCGGCATTCATTTTTCATCTGACAGGCCCACCTGCTGTTTTATTGGAGATTTAGCATTTCTGCATGACAGCAATGCTCTCTATACACTTCAGCAAGATAGCGACCGGCCATTTGTTGCAATTATTATAAATAACCAGGGAGGAAATATCTTCCAGATGCTGCCCATTCACAGGAAAGAAGATCGTGCTATTCCTGAAGAGATCTATCAAACCTATTTTCAAACTCCTCAGAAAACAGATATTTCTCATCTTGCAAAAGCATCAGGCATTCGTTATCAAAAAATTGAATCCCTCAACTCTTTAAAGAAGATCGATCTGAATGCTGTAACCGGAACTTTGATCATTGAATGCGTAACAGATTCCAAAGCCAGTATGGATCTTCGCATAGACTTATTGAAAAGCTGA
- a CDS encoding chorismate-binding protein, protein MKLNRSTGDGILHLLGWFNLKGSGEFAVAIRSALLHDNKAELFAGCGIVSDSDPEKEWNETLLKFVPLMDALNQLELDYE, encoded by the coding sequence ATGAAATTGAACAGATCGACCGGGGATGGTATTCTGCACCTGTTGGGATGGTTTAACTTAAAAGGTTCGGGCGAATTTGCTGTCGCCATCCGAAGTGCCCTATTACACGACAACAAAGCCGAACTTTTTGCAGGGTGTGGAATTGTATCCGATTCTGATCCTGAAAAGGAATGGAATGAAACGTTGCTAAAGTTCGTGCCATTGATGGATGCGCTGAATCAGCTTGAGTTGGATTATGAGTGA
- a CDS encoding isochorismate synthase gives MDRKNSDFVTPTTFIESLESPAFTDFLRKINEKKAPLLSITLPIAGIDPLAALELNPNYDEKFYWAHPENSISISAAGMVRELKATGKNRFEEITNQTIRVKDQIQAYTAIQHSMAGPLFLGGYSFTDHNVGQIWKRFGAARFVLPEWMLIEVGHLHLLTLAIEKRERAADEIYQEIISKITDFLNLAGKLQHTDQEEKTQSNILCTLQAPEDRERWFSKVENAKKLIGQEKFEKIVLARSVSFESKRELVPTVIAHKLREKYPACYNFMIQRDPRTSFIGASPERLASFNNGTFLTEGLAGSISRGQSAIEDASLAHTLLNSPKDREEHKFVVQAIDDNLKPYSDSVEHPERPQIKKLQNVQHLFTPIRASIKEGVEIHELVQQLHPTPAVGGYPRDESVPYIHEIEQIDRGWYSAPVGMV, from the coding sequence ATGGATCGCAAGAATTCAGATTTTGTAACTCCTACTACATTTATAGAGTCGCTCGAATCACCGGCATTTACTGATTTTCTCAGAAAAATTAATGAGAAAAAGGCTCCCCTGCTATCCATCACTCTCCCAATTGCGGGAATTGATCCGCTGGCAGCACTTGAACTGAACCCCAATTACGATGAGAAGTTTTATTGGGCTCATCCGGAAAATTCGATATCCATCTCCGCAGCCGGAATGGTTCGGGAACTCAAAGCAACGGGAAAAAACAGGTTTGAGGAGATCACAAATCAAACCATCCGGGTAAAAGATCAAATTCAAGCCTATACCGCCATCCAACACTCTATGGCTGGTCCGCTTTTCTTAGGAGGATATTCCTTTACCGATCATAATGTGGGGCAAATTTGGAAAAGATTTGGAGCTGCCCGGTTTGTACTCCCCGAATGGATGTTGATAGAGGTTGGGCATTTACACCTGTTAACGCTGGCAATTGAAAAAAGGGAACGAGCAGCAGATGAGATCTACCAGGAAATTATCTCGAAAATCACGGATTTTTTAAATCTTGCAGGAAAGTTGCAGCACACCGATCAAGAAGAGAAAACTCAATCGAATATTCTGTGTACTCTTCAAGCCCCGGAAGATCGCGAACGATGGTTTTCTAAAGTTGAAAATGCTAAAAAACTCATTGGCCAAGAGAAATTTGAAAAAATTGTGTTGGCACGTTCTGTTTCTTTTGAATCGAAACGGGAACTCGTTCCAACTGTAATTGCACATAAACTGCGTGAGAAATATCCCGCATGTTACAATTTTATGATCCAACGAGATCCCCGCACGTCATTTATCGGAGCATCGCCCGAACGTCTTGCATCTTTCAATAATGGAACATTCTTAACCGAGGGCCTGGCTGGAAGTATCTCGCGGGGACAAAGTGCCATAGAAGATGCTTCCCTGGCTCATACGCTTCTCAACAGTCCCAAAGACCGCGAAGAACACAAGTTTGTTGTCCAGGCGATTGATGACAATCTTAAGCCCTACAGTGATTCTGTTGAACACCCTGAACGGCCGCAGATCAAAAAACTGCAAAATGTTCAACATCTCTTCACCCCCATCCGGGCGTCTATAAAAGAGGGAGTTGAAATACATGAGTTGGTTCAGCAACTGCATCCAACTCCTGCTGTTGGAGGATATCCGCGAGACGAATCTGTACCCTACATTCATGAAATTGAACAGATCGACCGGGGATGGTATTCTGCACCTGTTGGGATGGTTTAA
- a CDS encoding DUF4290 domain-containing protein, with product MFLEQHKPKDYDCGYNLDLMIAAIPRIDDFDERLKYAKRVVGLIKQSHPNWVEDNGQSKLAWDYFFELAEFDPNEYGIQNPFNNGTVDDAE from the coding sequence ATGTTTTTAGAACAACACAAACCAAAAGATTACGATTGCGGGTACAACCTGGACCTGATGATTGCCGCTATACCCCGAATTGATGATTTTGACGAACGCCTGAAATACGCCAAACGAGTTGTCGGGCTGATTAAACAGAGCCATCCGAATTGGGTTGAAGACAACGGACAAAGTAAACTGGCGTGGGATTACTTTTTTGAACTCGCCGAATTTGATCCCAATGAATACGGCATCCAAAACCCGTTCAATAACGGTACCGTTGACGATGCTGAATAA
- a CDS encoding pyridoxal-phosphate dependent enzyme produces the protein MIQHSILESIGKTPLVQLRKVTDGIKATVAAKVEYLNPGQSVKDRIAIKMIDDAEEKGLIKPGGTIIEGTSGNTGMGLALVAAVRGYNCIFTTTDKQSKEKVDLLRALGAEVKVCPTNVEPDDPKSYYSVAKRLSEEIPNSYYPNQYENLSNTQAHYETTGPEIWEQTEGKITHYACGMGTGGTISGTAKYLKEQNPDIKVIGIDSVGSVYKHYFETGEFSKEEIKPYKTEGIGEDIIPQNVDFDLIDDVVQVNDKQAFLMTRELAKNEGLFVGGSCGAAVHGALEYAKRADLESSDLMVIILPDSGTRYISKIYNDEWMRENNYFD, from the coding sequence ATGATACAGCATTCGATACTTGAGTCTATTGGAAAGACTCCCTTAGTTCAGCTTCGAAAAGTTACAGACGGCATAAAAGCAACCGTAGCGGCTAAAGTTGAATATCTAAATCCCGGTCAGAGTGTAAAGGACCGGATTGCCATTAAAATGATTGATGACGCCGAGGAGAAAGGCTTGATCAAACCCGGGGGGACCATCATTGAAGGAACCTCAGGAAATACCGGGATGGGACTTGCACTTGTGGCAGCCGTTCGGGGCTATAACTGTATTTTTACCACTACAGATAAACAGAGTAAAGAAAAGGTAGATCTGTTAAGAGCTTTAGGAGCTGAAGTTAAAGTTTGTCCCACCAATGTTGAACCGGATGACCCTAAAAGTTACTACTCCGTTGCAAAACGTCTGAGTGAAGAGATTCCGAACTCATACTATCCCAACCAGTATGAAAATTTGAGCAATACCCAGGCCCACTACGAAACAACTGGTCCTGAAATTTGGGAGCAAACAGAAGGAAAGATTACACATTATGCCTGCGGAATGGGAACCGGCGGAACTATTTCGGGAACGGCAAAATATTTAAAAGAGCAAAATCCCGACATCAAAGTGATAGGAATTGACAGCGTTGGATCAGTTTACAAACATTACTTCGAAACGGGAGAATTTAGTAAGGAGGAAATAAAACCCTATAAAACCGAAGGTATCGGTGAAGACATTATTCCCCAAAATGTAGATTTTGACCTGATTGATGATGTTGTCCAGGTGAATGATAAACAGGCTTTTTTGATGACAAGGGAGCTTGCAAAAAATGAGGGATTGTTTGTTGGCGGATCATGTGGTGCAGCGGTTCACGGTGCATTGGAATATGCAAAAAGAGCCGATCTGGAAAGCAGTGATCTTATGGTTATTA